The DNA window agaaaaagagaggaagaaatgCACAAATAGAAGAatacaagactttttttttttggaagaatgATCCCAACAGGACCATCAGAGAGAGAAGAATCTGTAAGAAACTCAGATTTACTGGTGTGCTGGTCTCCTTTCAATCTTCTTTCCTTTCTCACCCCTTTAGCTACAATTAGAGACAGtagatggggggaaaaaacgatGGGTGAATGGACTGCTGATGCATAGAGACAACTGAACCATGAACAAAATCTCTGACAATTAGATCATCCTTTTAGAAATCAGCAAAGCAATGCAGACAgtcaacaacataaaaaaggaggacaTGTTAGTCTTGGTATAGTCAAACCACAGCCACTGCTTTGAGCTAAACTAGCCAATTCGCTGTAAATGTCTTTCAAATCCGGACAGCTGTCAAGTAAATGATAGCCGGGCTTAACTATACAAGAAGGCACGCGGTAATTTGTATGTACATGCAAAAATGTACATGCAAAATACAACACACACAGGGCCAAACAATCAAGCTGCAGCTCTATAAGAACTGAAGtagtgaagaaaataaatgcttctTTTTGTTGGAGAAGGCGATGCTGGCACCTACCTGCACTATATCCTCCCTGCTCATCCTGACCATAACTGTGAGAAGGACGCGTTGGACCGTAGGCAGAGGGGTCCTGAGGGTAGTTACCCAGGCCTATCAGGGAGATGAGGAGACCAGGTTGACTGAACCCAGATTGTGCTGGCTGACTACCTTATTATAGTTCCCTCACTAACTGTGTACATCTATGCTCACTCACTGGCTCCGCGTTTTACTCTGCTCTACCTTTCTGTATCGTCTGCTGGTTAGGAAGGACTGAAAATCATGCCAAAAGTAAGTGCTTGGGGTCTCTTTCTAAAGAAATATCTTACattaaagataaatgtttaaGGTTTTTGTTGTGATCAGCCAGTGGGAAATTATCTTTGTGtggtttcatttcaaatttatCTGCTTTAGCCATTTGAAAAAAGTGCAGTTTACAATGCCAATGCTCATCTACATGTCATGGTGTATTTCTACCACTTGGGGGCAGGCTAACGTACATTCAACAATTAGaaatttcagcttctttttgcCTCAAAAAGCAAACATGAATTATACTAAACCAGGctgtaatttagattttaaaaaatctcaaactgtTCACTGTAAAATGTGTTCTTGATAGAGCATAAACATGATTGTTCAGTTGGTTTGAAATGACACATAGAAATCTTTCTGCGATTACATCTACAGATCAATCTAAACATCTTTAAGAATTGTTTGTAGCTAAAATTTTATTCAACAAATTACCCGCATTTCAGTATATTTGAACCTAAATTAAGAGTTAATTTATctcagtaatttaatttaaaatgacattttatataGATTTTACATGCAAAGTGAggtatttcatgtttttaatctcAAATCTTTTAGGATTATGGCTCAAAGcaaatgaaaacctaaaattcagtttctcagaaaatgtgattattatTGCCAAAACAATCATGGGCTGTTACTGTGACTGACAAACAGTCCTTGACGATCTCCACAAAGAAGTTAAGGTGCAAATGGTTGTTGCTAAGAAGGCTCACCATTTACAGAATGCTTGAAAGCATATTAAttgaaaagttgagtggaaggaaaaattgtGGTGAAATGTCCACCAGAGGTAACTGCAGGCTTGAGAAGATTGTgaacaaaaatccatttaagGATTTGTGTGAGATTCAAACCCTTGAATCAAATCAACTTACAGGTTATTgggaatatttatttctttgtgttaaaGGGGCGACGCACGTAGTGCCATCTAaaagcttttataaaaaatgatgTACATTCATCAAACAAGTAagaatttgactttgcaatttaatgccttgaaattgggcctccgtctctttaagaagctcttaCTCTTTcgccgcctccaggaagtcatcacaacaacatTCCTCCAGTAAGCCTTTAACAGCTTTCTGCACAGAGAAGTAGCTcttataaaaatcaaaatgaaatataatttatttgaaaaatatcacCAAGTAAGGCCCTTTGAGTTCAACTAGTCTACATTTATcaattatattctaatttattaacatTGTGAGAAAAATATCCAAGAATTAGTCTAAATTGACTATTTGGAATCTCAGTAGagattaatttagattttatcttaataaccaaaaatattcttggttatccttttaattaaaaaaaggtaaGATGTGGTAATGGGTGAGCGTTTGGCCAATATCAACTTcaccaaaaacaagaaataaaatatctggtcTGTTCCTAAATTTAAGATGAAACTGTTCTTTCATAAACGGTTAACATGAATGTTTAGTGAGtaaatgtgtgtaaatttggaaaaatactaaaatcaAAGTGAATAAATCATTCATGGGGTTTTAAACTCTTATTTAGggattttgttgctgaaaatatttaatatgcaTCCCCACTGGCTTAATCCTGACTAAACCTTCATCACTTCCCCTGAGTCaaacacaaactaaacaaaacccttacaaataaataatgttagCTCCAGTGTTAGCTACTCTTTTCTACAAACACTTAAGGATTTAACATCAACAGCACCACATCACACAAAAGGTCTAGTAGTTTCTACCGgttctgcaaacatttaaagcaaaaaaggtGAATGGGACGCCCAGCACAAGCAGGAAACACTGAACAAGATGGACACCTGCCATGACTGACAGCGGTCACATGACTGCTTCAAACGTGAACTCAGCAGATTCAAGCAGCTGAAAGCCAAGTCAGAGTGAAAATACCAGCAGACAGAAAACCGAAGCATCTTCTACATGAACGTCTTTTATCCGATCGCCTTCATGTCGCTATGGAAGCCAGGTTTTCACTGCATTTCCGTTTATTTTAAAGCTATATGAGTGTTAGATTTTCAGGTAATTACAGCTACCGcattgtctttaaaaaataaaaaataatcaagaagTAGGAATTTTGATTCCCTACATATCAGCATAACTGCTTACTCTAATGTAACTAGTTTACTACTTTAGTAAAGATTAATGTAACTTTCAGATGAACTTGTGAAACTCTACACATCTAgcaaaaattttacttttagagatgcaccaacTGGCCAGAAATTAGATCCTTGTTCATTAGAAGCATCAAAACTATAATTTCCCCCAGTTTTCAGTCTATAAATGCATCACAATATGTACTTTGAAGctctttttaagattttaacgTGACATTTGCTTTGATAAATGCATAAATGAGGATAACCTTGCAATTCAtctattttctctttgattCAAAGCTAGTACCTCTAATTTAAAACTCTGCAACTTTTTAATTTCAGgccagcaaaataaaacttggttaGAGCTACAAATGTCatgactttttgaaaaaaagacaacttgcAATTTCAGATTAATATCTACTCAAGGAAATTTGTcgtcatttttaaagaactaccattttacttaaaataaagataaacacaaaatttagcAATAAGAGGatgtatctttttttctgtgggatggaaaatgatataaaaaaattaaaaagcacagATTCCAACTTAATGACAAGAAATTCAGATCTGGAAAAATCCAAAATCGGTATTGGTCAAGAAAAACCTGATCAGTGCAACTGAAAATATACAACTTTTAGTCTGAATTAATGAATCGGATTTATTGTGattaattcattatttaaacaattgtcaaattaatttagtaatcaattgtTAATTGgagcatacagactcaaaaggaggccatttgctgaaacaAAGAGCCGTAATTAAGCCAAAGCTTTTTGAAaagaatatatacattttgcatagaagacttaaaaaaaattctgtctgtaaatattttctacccagGACTCAACTGGAATAGATTTAGCTttacctggttcaaattctgcaataaataaaaaataaaactgaaaattgagTGTGTGTTAATGCTATGTCGctaatttattgcattttaggcaataaaatgttcattttctcaaTTAATAGAATTGAATAGTTATTTGCATTTTAGTACATTTccaatattgtataaaaaggcataagtggctaaataaaaaaaaatctctagaaggtgccaatttttttatccaattaaacTGTCAAAATAATCGATTAATAGAATAAAAGTTCCAGCCCTAAACTTTGCTAAGAAAGCGAATTTAAtcagaaatttctttttaaaaaaggtgtTACTGTCATGCAATTGCTCCTCTAAAACAACCATGCCAAGAGTAAGGGAGGAAGAAGGTGGAAGAGTTAATATAAGAAGTGGTAGTATTGGGATCAAATCACATCCAGCACACAGAGCATGAAGAagcccttaaaaaaaaacaaaaaaacaaacaaaacacattgcAAGGCAGGATGATCTAATTCAAACCCAACTAAGACctaccaatctttaaaaaccaAAGCACAGCCCAGCTGGGAGAACTGGACAGAAATGATTGCCGAGGATTCCTGGAAACAGCAAAACGTCAGCAGCGTCTCCACAGCAGAGCCAGAGGTGTTCATGTACGCAGTAAGCATGTATGGATGTCCAAGCTAAATGGGACCAAAGAGCAAGCTCCTGCTGCTGTAATGAACTCAGATGTTGCACCAGGTTGGAGTGTATTTGGGAAGATGTGCAGGATTCAAAGGAacgattaaaaaaacaacaataaatcaaaaaggGACAGAAAACGTGCAGGacacttccttccttccttaaGGATTTTCTTACCATACTGGCTGTAAGGAAAATCAGGCTGCCCTGTGGGAGCCTTGCTCAAGTCCTGAGTTGGCGTGGTTGCGGGGGCAAAGCCCAGGGTTGCCGTTCCTGGTGtggtgggaggaggaggaacctGCGGAGCGTACTGGTCTGCCTGGGGTGTGCCGAAACTGTAACCTGTTGGAGACGATCAGATAACCGCAGTGAGCCGTCTCCAGAGGTCCGTTTGTTTCTCTACCTTAAATGCTCATGTAAACAAACATCTCCAGTTATATAAACCTGGAAGTAAACAAATAATAGACGATTTTATTCTGAAGTTTGATCTTCTGAAGGAAAATCTTCTCAAAATTGTCCTCactgtttgaaaagaaaaggctTCAGGATACATCTTAAGAGAATTCACACATTaataagttttaaataattaattctcTGGTTTGTTgaagttattttaaagatttgttgaagatcatttacaaaacattaacaTAACTACTATCAAAAACACCAACATGAGCTGGTTCGTAAACTTTTCCCAACTCCCAGGTaagttttcaaaacttttctagCACCAGATgttagagataaaaacaataaaatgtactaaaaaaaaaaactgtttcaattcACCATTACatataatttattactgttaaaatGTGTGCTGATAGCAGGGAAAAGgtaaagtaaaatataacaaatgtaatgtttttaaatgtctctcACACCCTGCACACCTGACTGGACTCAGAATTAGACACTCTTCAATTTCAACaccattaaagtaaaaaatataagccaacatttatttcatttacaaaaatcaaaaagtcactattaaaaataatacaagcaATTCAAATAAATAGTATAGAGGTAAATGATGTTCCTGCTCagattaaatgcttaaatacaATATACAAAGGAAATTAGAaagaaatatctaaaaaaaaaaaaaaatactaaaagttttctggcatttagcaaatagaaatatttttgtgattattattgacgtaaaacaagaaaagtttggtctgcTTTATCttcaaattgtgaaaaaaaattgtctttttattaggtgtatgaaagtatctggtttcaactgtaaaaataattttctaaatttaagtCAAACGTTAGAtaattgcactttattacaaaactgattgtttgaatatcaagcactttccaaaccttgaaaacattgTAATTCAAACCTTTTCAAGGATTTCCAGCACAGATACAAACCCCGTACGAGTCAATAATCCTTTGTGGTTATTATAGCTGCATTTAATTCATTTCTGAGTCTGCAAGTCATGCTGTCCTCTGATAAGACGAAGGTTACTCCCTTACAGCAGCTTAAAGCACACCCTCTTTCAGCTCCATGGCTTAACAAGTAATAAAACGTTCTtgtgcaaaattattcaaatataactttaaatctacaaaaacacaaaaagcaacatTGTATGAAATTAACAAAGTCGAAAGTGTGGGAAAGTGGGAAAGTTTTATTGAGAAAAACTTAATACACCTCATAAGTCAATAGTTTGCAAAGTAACATTTAGCAGAAAAATGCTAAGTAGTGAATTTCTGTGTGACTATCAGCCTCTCACATTGTGAAGGAGTTTTGACTCAgattgtatgtaaaaaaaaaaaaacttatgttttttgaatatttgttaaaactgtcccCATGTTGTAACAGTTTAATATGTAAtaagatcgatctcctccacctccttcctgagCTTCTACCGCCTTCTGAAGAAATACACTTCCGaccaaaatcaaccaatcagagccaggaggagggtcttaacgctgtaaatcaatctcatgtacttgctgctctatgtgctaatggtggagaaacaacttaaagTCACAGGAATACtgtttatccaccatcatcggtggccatgctaagtagcctgagcattcacaacaggctatgttagctgtagcatagcagagcGAAAAGGAGAgatgagcagcgccacatgGAGGTGATTGACAACGCTGAAACCCCCCTCCTGACTGATTGTTCCTAGTTAGCTGtgggagaagaagaaagaggagcttgatttttcacagattgtcttaAACCATCAGTTTCAACGTAAAATacgtaaaaacatatttttttataaaagttacaaactgcagttttaagGTTAGACTTGGTTAGCGACTTAGTAGTTCAGATCACTTTATTATGTGCTCACTAGTTTAAACGCTACAACTGAAAGAGgttaaacttctgtttttttatttaaaatgacacatCCAGTCCATCTGCTGGCTTATCTACTCCAGAAAAACGACTTCAACCACATCAGTTTATACAAAATTCCTGCATACAATCCCCTCGAAATGATGTTGTTGCCATCAGAGTAAGTAATCTTTGAGAATGAAGGACTGACCAAACTGAGGTGCTGTGCTGTAGCCCTGCTGAGGGTAGCCCTGAGGTGCTGCGAAGCTGCCGGCCGGCGTGGTGACCAGGAATGCGTTAAAGGGTGACGGAGGTTGCGTGGGGGTTCCCCGGCCCGCTGAAAGCGAAGGTACATACCCACCTGCTCAAACAAAGAAAGCATCCATCAACTATTGCAATTACTCAATGGAGAAACTTTCTTTAAATCACAAGTGGTCCCAGAACACATCGATTTGACTCGTTTTTATTTCTCATCGTCTTAACAGTGACTCTACCAGACATTGACTGGTTACCAGTATCATAGTATACAATGGTTATCATTTTTGAAACTGTAACTTTTCATGTTTCCATCAATTTCTCATCAAAAAGTGACTGAAATTTTCATTGGCTGGATGGTGGAGAGATTACTACTAAGCTGTCCCTCCCTCACACGTAGCTGCACACTGAAATTCAGCTGGATGATAGAAGCTTACAACATGTTTCCCTATCTTAGAGGGAAGAAaagatgttttgaaaataactcaGATTAGGAAAGAAAGTCATAATTGTGGTGAAAACTAGAAAGGggttaaattaaattcttttttttttttttaagaaaataaacattttgttacctaaaatgcaataatgtaccattcctttttttcctttaacgtaccatctgcagctaaaaaatacttctaggCTTTTgatcttttgattattttttcaagtAACCAATTCATATTTTGATAGCAAAAAGTGCttaagagatttttttccccagaatttGATCCAGGTGAAGCAAAAACTGCCACTAGAGtagtaaaacatttacaagcAAAAAGGgtttggttttttattttaaattttttatcttaaatgcaaaataaatatatttttttgtttagttctgaCTCAATTCCTGCTCAGAGTACACCAGTTTTCAGCTGATTTACTACAATTAGCAATtagttaaattagtttttaatcacaattaattcaattaatcgtttcaatTGATTGTAAAACCATGTTATCGTTACTCAAGGTAATTATACAAcagcttttatttgtgttttaataacttaaGTTGTACAGCAGCATCTGAAAGCTGAGTTTTCTGACAGGCCGACACTCCAGTGACCCCTGCAGGTTGACCTGCAGGCTGTGATATGAAGCCAAGCCTGACCAACAGCAGAGTGACGCCAGAAATCATGCCATCTGGCTCAAGTAGTAAATTATCAGCAACCTCAGCCATTATGAATCAGTGATAACATGCACTGCTAAACTGTCATCAGCAGACTGGTGATCACATGGCCACATCACATCTATCAGTAATTTCACAGCTAGCCAGCATGCAGAAAACTCGAGGAAGGGTCTGTCAGTGGAGGAGCGGGTACCCACCTATAGGCTGGCCGGCAGCGGACACCCACACTCCTTCAGGAAGAGAAAACAGCCACAGTTTAAAACAGACCcagaaaagataaaatgttacagtttaaaCCAATGAGAACAAGGACTAACTTACATAAACTAGGTTAAtgtttaaaggtgacctattatgctttcTGGATGGTAAACACTTGTCTCTTCAAGCAGCCATAGTACAGCGAATACAGTGGTAAAACTAGCTGAGCAAACGTGCTGgaactctgcttgggttgccaggtaacaGGCAGAGCTCCGCTGATGTTGCTAGGTAGCGGCGCAGTGCCCATTTATTGTGACTTATCGAGAGGTTTCTGAAATGGCTCACTTTCCAAAGACCAAAATACTTTAACTTAGATCCAAAAAGCACGTAGGTAAATTTCTTTAAGCTATTAGGTCGTTTTTAGAAGCAAtcgaaacccaaatggaagtacaaaaacgtgcaaaatgtaaattttgcataaCAGGTTCCCTTTAAAGTTCAAGGTAACAAGAACAAGTGCTAATCTACATAAACTGGGTTAATATTTACACAGAACATGTTCCATATCTACACGGGTTGTTGCTCGTTTCACTCTGGGACTCGCTCCCACTCACCCTGTGGGCCGTAAGCCTGTTGCCAGCCTGGGGCCGGCTGTGCTGTCCAACCATTAGCTGCAGTCAAAATCCCCCTGGGAGCCCACTGACCAGGACCAAGCTGGCCAGGAGCTTTGTTGTCACGAGGTTCTGCCTTCTTTACTTCCACCTGGATGAAGGACAAGAAGGGCACATTTGGCAACACCTGTAAACGGGTCAAATAAATCCTTCACCTGCCCTACCTCTGATGCTTAAGCTTAACGTTTTGGGCCAGTTTAAAATCTTTCACTTTATGTTTATTGGATTAATGTGGGGGAGCTACTTAGATTAAATTTAATGTGTAGCCCCAAGAGCTGCACGGCTATGTGTCTCAGGTACTTGTTACACAATTAAGTAATTCAAtgtacttttaaaacattttggctCCACATCTCAAAATGTACCCGAGAAACAtagatttatgtatttatttgttatcaATTGCCCTATGTGAGATAAATACATTCTAATGTAATGTCATAACTTACCTTTCTTCAGCTAATGCttaaaaaaggatttaatttatcaaatttatttgGAGTAAGTTTTGGAGAGTTAATGGATGTAAAGAGAAAGTTGTGTCTTGGTTCTAACAGGATAAACAGTAAACATGCAGATTGTAcaaatgaacagtttttttttttgtcaacataaAACAGAATCTTCATACTGTGTCAAAAAAGATAGTAATTGATCCCAATTGAAAAATTAGCTCCAGTTATGTGTTGTTCTACTAACTACACTAGCAGCTAACCAGAGCGAAGAAGCAGGTTGAGACCAAGCGGAGCCAACCAGAAATAAACTGAAGGGTTGAGTTATTGGGGTCACCTTGCAGGAGGAAAACGAATAGCAAATTCCTCCCCGCTTTAAGGTGTTACCACCTTCCCCAGCTTCCCGTCTTCTTTCTCTGTCGACCTAATTACATGCACATGTTTCCAGCAGTGGCCCTCGCCGCCGCCGGCTGCTACCTGAGCATTTTCTCCCCGTGGGCGCCGCAGCTACAAGTGATGGATACCGTGACTACTACGTGGTCCCCAACAGCAGAACTGGGATTTGTTCCACAGTTTGATGTGCTCCAGTTTCTAATTTTGTAACTTATATCTCCCAGGCTCCCTCTAGTCCCGGCGTAAAGTAAAGTCAAGTTCAAGAACAATGGATTAAGTCGAGCTGTGATTCCTGTAGGAAACGAGGGCAAAGTCGAGGCGAGCGGATATCAAAGGTACGCGCACAGGTTGGGCTGAATCATTAACCGACTAAACGGGTTTCAACTCATCTTTGTAACGTAATAATCACCGAAGCTTAATGTCTCATTACTTAGCAACAAAAATCCCGTTCGGGTTTTTACTCGTCCTTCTGGTGAGGTTTTTCAAATTACAAGCAGCTGTGACCCATTAGGTCAAGTTATTTCAAGGACAGAACAACTAACTTTATTAAATTCCTTTCAACTTTTCATTGATGTCACAATCCTGAGCCTATAAAATTTCTCTCCAATCAGAGTTTCtccaggtttcaccaactcaaattgaagactttttaagaccattatgaccAGATTTTAAAACCTGTATCACAACAGAAATGGACTAAAGAaatggcaacagaagtgagcaaATGGCGAAGACGAACAACGCCCAGCTAACTGCTGATAAACTTGCACTTACACATAATGGTTGCAAAAAAAGCTACTTTGTGTTACACTGGCTAGCTATCTAGCTAACAAgagtatattagcagctagttacaATTAGCAGCAATCGCCTTCAGTCACACAACACAGTGCACACAGACAAATTTATGCATAACAGTAAAGTCCcgcaagaaaaaagaaaactacataCAATCAGATTAAATAGTCTAAACATATTTAAGTC is part of the Xiphophorus hellerii strain 12219 chromosome 9, Xiphophorus_hellerii-4.1, whole genome shotgun sequence genome and encodes:
- the dazap1 gene encoding DAZ-associated protein 1 isoform X3 codes for the protein MNNNLVGDEVGKLFVGGLDWSTTQETLRNYFSQYGEVVDCVIMKDKTTNQSRGFGFVKFKDPNCVRTVLETKPHNLDGRNIDPKPCTPRGMQPEKSRTKEGWKGSKADSNKSKKIFVGGIPHNCGEPELRDYFNRFGVVTEVVMIYDAEKQRPRGFGFITFEAEQSVDQAVNMHFHDIMGKKVEVKKAEPRDNKAPGQLGPGQWAPRGILTAANGWTAQPAPGWQQAYGPQGVWVSAAGQPIGGYVPSLSAGRGTPTQPPSPFNAFLVTTPAGSFAAPQGYPQQGYSTAPQFGYSFGTPQADQYAPQVPPPPTTPGTATLGFAPATTPTQDLSKAPTGQPDFPYSQYGILGNHFCPVLPAGLCFGF